The stretch of DNA CACCTTGTGGCCGGGGTCGATCTTCTCACGGGTCTGAATGCCGGCAACCGTCGAACCCGGCGCGATTGCCGCCGTTGCGACCGCGACATTGTCGCCGGCCGAAAGGATGATCCAAGGCAGTTTGTCCAATTTATTCTCCCTGGGAAAGGCTCGCTGCATCGGCGAAAGCGCATTGATTTTGTTTTTTATCTACAATAAACATTTTCAAGTCAACGGGAATATTGATCCTGTGGACGAGGGAGGCAATGAGCCGCAGGCGACCGGAAATAAGCTAAAGGTCGTTTGAACAAGCCCCGATTTTTCTGCCCTGCTGGAGAGCGGGCGGTGGATACGAGGGCGGAAAGCGGGGTCTGGTGGCAAGGCAGAATACGGTCTTCAAGGAAGCCTATAACAGGTATGCCGTAGCCCTGCGCACGGATACGGCGCTGCCGTCGGAACCGGAGATCGCCGCCCAACTCGGCGTCAGCCGCTCGACGGCGCGCGCCATCCTCACACGGCTCAGCGAAGAAGGCATCATCCGCTGGAACAAACGCCAGAAGATCGTGCTGCGCCAGCCGACTGACCATGATCTCTTTCCCTCCGAAGAAACCGACTCCCTGCATGATATCATCGAGCGCAGCTTCATGCAGCGCATCCTTGCCGATGATGCAGCACCCGGTATGCAGATCAACGAGTTGGAGCTTGCCCGCGAGATCGGCACCGGCACCACCAGCGTGCGCGAATTCCTGATCCGCTTCTCCCGCTTCGGCCTCATTGAGAAACGGCCGAACAGCCACTGGACGCTCAAAGGGTTCACCCGCGAATTCGCCCTCGAGCTTGCCGATGTGCGCGAAATGTTCGAGCTGCATTCCGCCGCCGAATTCGGCCGGCTTCCCAGGGATAATCAAAGCTGGGCCGATCTTGCCGCTATGCGCGACGAACATCACGCCATGCTTGCCGACATCAACCAGCGCTTCAAGGATTTCTCCGTCCTCGACGAACGCTTCCACTTGCTGATCCACCGCGCCTCGAAGAACCGCTTCATCGCCGATTTCTACGACGCGATCGCCATCGTCTTCCACTATCACTACCAGTGGAACAAGGCCGCCGCCCGCCAGCGCAACGAGCGCGCCATCCACGAACATCTGGATTATATCGCAGCGCTGGAATCCGGCGACCAACCAGCAATCGAAACCGCCTGCCGCGCCCATCTGCACTCCGCCCGCCAGACCCTGCTGCAATCCCTGCCGCAAGTCGCCACAGAGAACGCCTGAGCGGGGGACATCTCGGCCCAGAGATCGCCGATGCCAGCCCCCTCATCCGCCTGCCGGCACCAACCGGGGTCGAGCCACGGGTCTCGACGCGTCCTTCGGACCCCCGTTTGCGGGGCGAAGGGGATATGCCGCGACCTCTCCGTCCCTCTATCGCGTCTCGTATGGCACGTCCCCTCTCCCCGTCAGAACGGGGAGAGGGTTAGGGTCATATGCGCTAGGTTTAGCCCTGGACATAAGGAATCTGGTTGTGATTCAAGCTTTGGATGAAGATTCGTCCTGAGGTTTTGGATCATTGGCCGGAAGTGCGCGAGCGGCTTCCGGCGGGTTTTGACTTGGAAGCAACGGCGCGGTTGCGCGGTGCTTTTACGCGGGTGCGGGAAATCAAGAATGCCGAGACGCTGTTGCGGCTGGCACTTGCCTATGGCGGCCTTGGCATGTCGCTACGCGAGACCTGTGCATGGGCCGAAGCGGGCGGGATCGCCCGTTTGTCAGACCCATCGCTGCTCGAGCGGCTGTGCAAAGCGGCGCCTTGGCTTGGCGACATCGTGGCCGCGCTGATTGCCGAACAGGCCAAAGTGCCGACGGGGCGCTTTGCGGGATATCGCTTGCGTGTGCTCGATGGAACGTCGATCTGCCATCCGGGCGCTGACCGCACGACATGGCGGTTGCATGTCGGCTACGATCTGGCAACGGCTCAGGTCGATCAGCTTGAGTTGACCGACATCCATGGTGCCGAGAACCTTCAGCGCCTTACCTACGCACCCGGCGATATCGTGCTGGCCGATCGCTACTATGCAAGACCGCGCGACCTGCGGCCGGTGATCGATGCCGGTGCAGACTTCATCGTGCGGACCGGCTGGAACTCGTTGCGCCTGTTGCAGACGAATGGCGAGCCCTTTGATCTGTTTGCCGCACTCGCCGCTCAGCAAGAGCAGGAAGGCGAGGTGCAGGTTCGTGTCCACGAAGGCATGACGGGGACGCCGCCACCACCGCCGCTGGTCCTGCGCCTCATTGTCCGGCGCAAGGATCCGCAACAGGCCCAAGCCGAGCAAGAGCGCCTGCTCAAGGATGCCCGCAAGCGCGGCAAAAAACCCGATCCGCGCAGTCTCGAGGCGGCGAAGTACATTCTGCTGCTGACCTCGCTGCCGACCGCCACCTTCCCGCCGGCCGATATCCTCACCCTCTATCGCTTCCGCTGGCAAATCGAGCTGGCGTTCAAACGGTTCAAGAGCCTGGCCGGCCTCGACAGCTTGCCGGCCAAGAAGCCGGAACTGGCCCGGGCATGGCTCTACGCCAGACTGATCGTCGCCATCATTGCCGAACAGATTGCCGGGCAAGTCCCGGACTCTCCCCCCTCTGGATGTGGCAACCCCACTGGCTAGCCCCCCATTGGCAAGCCCATCGCGCTGGCGTCTCATGAAGATCGCCCTGGCCACCATTTGCGCCGCCATCCGCGGACCACTTCTGTGGCAGGCCGTCTGTAATCTCGTCACGCGAAGTCGTCGCCACCTCTGTGAGCCGCCGCGACGACGCCGAAAACAATGCGACGATCTACACGCTCGCTTAACCTAGCGCATATGAGGGTTAGGGTGAGGGGCAGATGTTTTCGATACTGCGGATGGCAGCCATCATGAAACATTTCGATGTGTAAGCCGTTATCGCGCTTATGGCCGACGCTAAACTTAAACCGAAATCGGTCGACGGCACCGAACCGCACGGTGCCGGGAACTCGCCCCAGGAGACGGCATCGACTGTCGAGGTCATGCCGCCACCAGATGCCATCGAGCCCGATCCGGAGTTGACACCTGAAGAGGCCGAGCAGGCGCGCAAGCGGTATCTGCTCAAACGTTTCTGGATCAGCGCGCGCCGTTACTGGGGTCGCGGTGGCGACAAGTTCGCTTGGCCCTTCTCGATCGGGCTATTGGCCCTGATCGGCATGAATGTCGGCTTCCAGTACGGAATCAATCTGTGGAACCGCGGGATCTTCGACGCCATAGAGCGACACGATGCCGGCACCGTCTATTTCCTGACCGCCGTATTCGTGCCGCTTGTGCTCGGAACCGTCGCCATTGTCACGATACAGGTCGCCGTTCGCATGATGATCCAACGTCGCTGGCGTTCCTGGCTGACAACATCAGTCATCGCGCGCTGGCTTGCAAACGGCCGTTACTATCAGTTGAATCTCATCGGCGGCGACCACAAGAACCCGGAAGCGCGCATTTCCGAGGATTTGCGGATTGCCACCGAAGCACCCGTCGATTTCATCGCCGGTGTCATTTCCGCATTTCTGGCGGCCTCGACCTTCATCGTGGTGCTCTGGACGATCGGCGGGGCTCTCACTCTGCCGATCGCAGGTTTCCCCGTTACCATTCCCGGCTTTCTCGTCGTCACTGCGGTCCTCTACGCCGCGATCACCTCTACTTCGATGGCGGTCATCGGCCGCTATTTCGTCCACGTCTCCGAGGCCAAAAATCAAGCAGAAGCCGAGTTTCGCTACACGCTGACGCATGTCAGGGAAAACGGCGAGAGCATCGCGCTTCTCGGCGGCGAAGAGGAGGAGCGTAACGACCTCGATAAGACCTTCGCCAATGTGCTAAGGCAATGGGCGCTGCTTGCCCGCCAGCACATGCGCACAACGCTTGTGTCGCATGGGTCGATGCTGATTGCGCCAGTCGTCCCGGTCCTGCTTTGCGCACCAAAATTTCTCGAAGGCAGCATGAGCCTCGGACAGGTCATGCAGGCCGCCTCTGCTTTTGCCATCGTTCAGGGCGCGTTCGGCTGGCTGGTCGACAACTATCCCCGTCTTGCCGATTGGAATGCCTGTGCACGGCGCATCGCCTCGCTGATGATGTCGCTCGACGGGCTGGAGCGCGCCGAACAGAGCGACTCGCTCGGGCGCATCAAGCATGGTGAAACCGAAGGCGAGGCGATGCTCAGCCTCAACGATCTCTCCGTGTCGCTTGACGATGGCACCGCCGTGGTGACGGAAACCCGGGTCGAAATCGAGCCCGGCGAGCGGGTGCTTGTGTCCGGTGAATCCGGGTCGGGCAAGAGCACGCTGGTGCGGGCCATCGCGGGTCTTTGGCCGTGGGGCGGCGGCAGCGTCAATTTCCATGCCGACCGGCGATTATTCATGTTGCCGCAACGGCCCTATATCCCTTCGGGCACGCTTCGCCGTGCGGTCGCCTATCCGGGCGCCGCCGATAGCTGGCCGCTGGACGAGATCAAGGCGGCTCTCGACAAGGTGGGACTGGATTATCTGAACGACAAGATCGAGGAAGATGCGCCCTGGGACCAGACCTTGTCGGGTGGCGAAAAGCAGCGGCTCGCCTTTGCGCGTCTGCTGCTGCACCAACCCGATATCATCGTGCTGGATGAAGCAACGGCAGCACTCGATGAGAAGAGCCAGGATAAGATGATGCAGATGGTGATCGATGAATTGCCTGAAGTCACCATCCTGAGCGTCGCGCATCGCGCTGAGCTGGAAGTCTTCCATAGCCGCAAGATCACGCTCGAGCGGCGCGAGGGCGGCGCAAAGCTTGTCAGCGATATCGACCTGATCAAGCGCAAGAGAAAACGGAACTTGCTGTCACGCGTTTTGGAGAAGCGGCGCTCCCCGCCGAAAGGCAGTACGACCGCGAATGAAGGCGGCACAGTCCCCGAATAGACACTGTCCGTTTGGCCACAAAACCATCAAACACCTGACGAAGGCTCTGCGCTCGCAATTTGATCCAGATTGTCGATCAGCCGCGTCAGCAGATCTGCAAGTTGTCCCGCTTCCGCATCCGTGAACCCGGCCAGTGCCTCACGATTCCCTTGGAATAGGGCCGCAATTGCCTTCGGCATACGTTCCTGTGCAGTTTTCGTCAGCACGATACGGCTGCTGCGGCGGTCAGCCGGGTCGCGTGTCCGCTTGATCAAGCCATCCCTCTCCATGCGTGCGAGCATCTGCGCCATCGGCGGTTGCTCGATCCTGGCAAAGCGGGCGAGGTCGCGTTGAGTGCTGGCTTTGCCATCTTGCAGCGCGACCAGCACCGGCAACTGGCCGACACCGAAGCCGAGCGGTTTAAGGCGTGACTCGCTGAGACGGGCAAAGCCCCGCGCCGCAAGACTGACGAGATGCCCCGGCGTTGAAAGCACGTCGTCGTCCATTCGGCTTACCCCTTGCCTGCGCTTGACCGTAAGATATATATGTACGTATGTAACTTGATGCGCGGCACGAGGCAATGGCGTTTCGATGCCGCACAGCGAATGTTTCAATCTCCACTGAGGAAACGATATGTCTCAAAATGACGTCGAAATGATCAAGCGCATCTATGCCAGCTTCAACGCCAGAGACATCGACGCTGTGCTTGCCGTGCTTTCCGATGATGTCGCCTGGGCCAACGGCATGGATGGTGGCCATGTTCATGGTCGTGAGGCTGTACGCGATTATTGGACACGCCAATGGGCCGTCATCAGTCCACACGTCGAGCCGGTGGCCTTTGAGGAAACGCCAGACGGCGCTATCGCTGTCGAGGTGATCCAGTCGGTCTTCGACCTCGATGGCCGGCCGCTGGAAGGGCGGGCTCATGGCCTGAAGGACAAGACCGTGACGCACATCTTCCGCATGCAGGGCGATAAAATTGTTCGCTTCGATATCCGGGATGCGCTGTAAGCCCAGCATGCTCTGTAAGCTGGTACTTCCCATGCGGGGATGACCGCTCCTGTTGCGAAGCGCGATTGTCAGACTGGCCTTTCGGCCGTCGGAAGCCTGGCTTATGCGTTCAATTCGCGCTTAGCCGGCACTATCGGTTCAGAGCCTGCGCGCTTCCAGACGCCGCTTGTCGCGCTCGACATAGTTGGAGCCGAGCTCTGTCAGACGGAATTGGCGTTTCTGAAATTCCCCGCGGATCAAGATGAAGCCTTGCTCCTCGGCTTCGCTCAGTGTCTTCAGGCTGGTGCCTTTGGGGGGAGACTGCCAAGCCATGCCATCGGCGCTGTGCAGCAAGACCATGATCTTTATAATTTTCTTTCTCCATGGCTGATGCATACAGCTGGACTGCATCGCTTCAGCAATCCGCTGGTTCCGCATTCTTGATTTGCACCATCCAGGAGAAGCCTATTGATTTAAAAGGATTAATTTTGGCCAATCCGGAGTTTCGCAAAAGCTATTGTATAAAAGCTCCGATAGTCTTGGTCAATTCATCACTCTGTCCCAACAGGTTTGGTCATGCCTGGCGGTTGGCCCGATTGCGCTTATTTCCATTGAATCCCGACATCAGCGGCGCATAGTACCGACGTTCCCGGCTTTGCCGGTTGAACGTAGGGGGAGCCGGTGCATGTCAGCAAATCTCGACGATATCCGTAACCATCAACGTGAGACCTGGGACAAGTTTTCTGCCGGCTGGAAGAAATGGGACAGCCTGGTTCTCAGCTGGCTCGCCCCGTTTGGTGACGCCATGCTCCGGCGCGCAAATCTCTCCAACGGCTTTAACGTGCTCGACATAGCAGCTGGCACTGGCGAACCCGGCCTGACGGCGGCGGCGGCAATCCCCGAGGGTCATGTCGTCGTCACCGATCTCTCGGAAAATATGCTGACTGCTGCCGCCGAAAATGCGGCCAGACGTGGCCTCAAAAACTTCGAAACTCGCCTATGCGATGCGGGAACGTTGCCTTTTGCCGATGCCAGTTTCGACGCCGTCCTGTGCCGGTTTGGGTTTATGTTCTTCCCTGACATCGCTGCCGCCGCCAAGGAGATGGCACGCGTGGCAGAACCCGGTGCGCGTGTCAGCGCAGCCGTCTGGAGCGCGCCTGCCAAAAATCCATGGGCGACCACGATCATGGGCACGATCGCCCGCCACGTGGACATATCAGCGCCACCACCCGGCTCTCCGGGCCTGTTCCGCTGTGCCGGGGAAGGCATGATGGTCGAGACCTTCAAAGAGGCGGGCCTTCTCGATGTCGCCGAGGAGGAGGTGTCGGCGATGATGGTGCACGATACCCCGGCGCGCTACTGGGACTTCATGACTGAGGTCGCCGCGCCTGTCGTCGCTGGACTATCCAGGGCAGATGCGGCGACACGGGAGAAAATCCGCGGCGAGGTTCTGGAACTGGCGCTACAATCCGTCAGCGATGGCAAGGTTTACCTTCGCTCAACGGCAACTGTGATCACAGGCACGCGATAGCCAAACTGCAGAATTCCTTGAATCGGAATCGTAGCGATTTGTCGCGCGACGCCGAGTCTAATTTGCCCCTTGGTCCACCTCTCCGCATTTCAAGAGAATCTCATCGACGACGACCGTGAGCGGGAGAGTGACGTCGATGACGACACCACACTTCGGAATATCCTCTTTCGTTGCATGCAATTACACAATCAGCGCCCGTTCGGCAGGCATGTCACAACATGATCCCGTAATGCCGCAGCACTTTCCAAGGGCGACGTGAGCGTCACATCCAACGTCAGCGCGTGTTGGTGCGGGATATTGAGAACCACGGCCTGTTGGCTTCGGCTCCTCGACGTCTCGACGTCGGTCGTTTTCAAGTGGTCGCGCCGTGCGGGAGCCGAAACGCGACGCGCCAATTCTTCTTCGGCACACAGCAATCTCACCGGAACGAAGACCGCGGCGCGCTGTCTGGCGGCTTCGACGAACTGCTCGTAGGTCCGTGTGCTCCGCTCATCGCCTTCGACACCGGCATGGGTGAAAATGAAATTCGCCGACGGGCCGCTATAGGCGGTGATCGCATCCAGGACGGCCTGCCGGACCCTGCCGGTGTACTCCCATATGCCCTTCGGCAGCGGAGCGGTCCCCTCCTCGTCGAGGAGGCGCAAGATCGGGTTGTTGAACCAGTGATTATCGACGACCTTTGCTGATATAAGCGAGCCGAGTTCTTTGGCGATTGTCAGCTTGCCGACGCCCGGAAACCCCAAGAGCAACACGAAAACACTCATCGTTCGACAACTCTCCCAACACAATCCATCGGTGTGAAAACACAGCATTTCTGCGCTTCCACGAGCTGAACCGCTTAATGCGATGCCGCCTCGCTGGCGACAGCCGTCCCCTCGCGTTTCTGGCTCGGCCCGACCGGGATCAGCCAGGTGGTGAAGAAGGTCAGCACCGCGACGACGACCACGCCCCAGAAGCTCCAGTGCAGCGCCGCATTGAAGATCGAGCGGATGGCCGGATCGGCGGCGAGGGCCGAGAGCCCGGTCGGCTGGTTCAGCGCCTCGTGCAGGCCGGCCGCCGCCTCGCCGCTCGCATAATGGTTGATGCCGGCATTGAGGATGGCGCCGAGCACGGTGGCGCCGAGCGTATTGCCGAGGCTGCGGGAAAAGATGATCGAGGCCGTGGCGCTGCCGCGCATCGACCATTCGACGCTGTCCTGCACCAGCACGATGCTGGTGAGGCTGATGAGACCCATGCCGAAGCCCATGAAGAAGGAGCCGGCGCCGGCAACGATCGGCGAGCTTTCCTGTGTCAGGAACAACAGGAAACAGGCGCCGAAGGGAAACATCAGGCTGCCGACGCGCAAGGTACGCTGGATGCCGAAGGCCCTGTAGAAACGGCCGGAGAGCATCACCGCCAAGGGCCAGCCGACAACGAGCATGGTGAGCGTGAACCCCGCGACAAGAGGCGAGCGGCCAAGTACGCCCTGCACGTAGAGCGGCAGGATCGTCGAAAGCCCGATCAGCGCCATGCCGGCCAGCAGCGTCGCCGCATTGCTGGTCGCAATCAGCCTGCGGCTCCAGAGCGGGATCGAGATGATCGGCTCCGGCGCCCGCTTCTCCTGGGCGAGAAAGAGGATGCCCGCGATCACGAAGACGGCGAAAAGCGAAATCAGGATCCAGGCGCTGGCATCGGTTTCCGTCAGCATGACGAGAAGTGCGACGATCGAGATCGAAAACAGCACTGATCCGAGGTAATCGATCTTTGCCTGCTTGTGCGCCACGTCCTCCTTGAGGAAGACCATGAAGGCGATGATCGAGATGACGCCGATCGGCAGGTTGATCCAGAAGATCCAGGCCCAGGAGATGTTGTCGACGATGATGCCGCCGGCCAGCGGCCCGACGACAGCCGACGTCGCCCAGACGGTCGCCATGAAGCCCTGCACGCGGCCGCGCTCCTCGAGCTTGAAGAGATCGCCGATGATCGTCGTCGTCACCGGCTGGATGGCGCCGGCGCCCAGCCCCTGCAGCAGCCGGAACAGCACCAGCGACATCATCGACCAGGCAAGCCCGCAGAGCAAAGAGCCGACCAGGAAGATCAGGATGCCGCCGATCAGCACCGGCTTGCGCCCGAAAATGTCGGAAAGCTTGCCGTAGATAACAGTCGTCGTCGACTGCGCCAGCAGGAAGGCCGAAAACACCCAGCTATAATAGGAAAAGCCGCCGAGCTCCCCGACGATGCGCGGCATCGCGGTCGCTACGATCGTCGCCTCGATCGCCACCATGAAGGTCGCGAGCATGATGGTGGCGACGATAAGCACGCGGTTCGAGCGTTGCGCTGCATTCGACATGACGATCCTCTTCGGGTGCTCCGCAGATGCCGGAAATATCGGCAGGCTGGCGAGATGTGGGGCGATGCGCCGCTTGCGGAGTGATGCCGTCCTTTTACGACCTCAAG from Rhizobium leguminosarum bv. trifolii WSM1325 encodes:
- a CDS encoding transcriptional regulator, GntR family (PFAM: GntR domain protein; regulatory protein GntR HTH~KEGG: rec:RHECIAT_CH0000567 probable transcriptional regulator protein), with amino-acid sequence MARQNTVFKEAYNRYAVALRTDTALPSEPEIAAQLGVSRSTARAILTRLSEEGIIRWNKRQKIVLRQPTDHDLFPSEETDSLHDIIERSFMQRILADDAAPGMQINELELAREIGTGTTSVREFLIRFSRFGLIEKRPNSHWTLKGFTREFALELADVREMFELHSAAEFGRLPRDNQSWADLAAMRDEHHAMLADINQRFKDFSVLDERFHLLIHRASKNRFIADFYDAIAIVFHYHYQWNKAAARQRNERAIHEHLDYIAALESGDQPAIETACRAHLHSARQTLLQSLPQVATENA
- a CDS encoding transposase IS4 family protein (PFAM: transposase IS4 family protein~KEGG: ecl:EcolC_3640 transposase IS4 family protein) is translated as MKIRPEVLDHWPEVRERLPAGFDLEATARLRGAFTRVREIKNAETLLRLALAYGGLGMSLRETCAWAEAGGIARLSDPSLLERLCKAAPWLGDIVAALIAEQAKVPTGRFAGYRLRVLDGTSICHPGADRTTWRLHVGYDLATAQVDQLELTDIHGAENLQRLTYAPGDIVLADRYYARPRDLRPVIDAGADFIVRTGWNSLRLLQTNGEPFDLFAALAAQQEQEGEVQVRVHEGMTGTPPPPPLVLRLIVRRKDPQQAQAEQERLLKDARKRGKKPDPRSLEAAKYILLLTSLPTATFPPADILTLYRFRWQIELAFKRFKSLAGLDSLPAKKPELARAWLYARLIVAIIAEQIAGQVPDSPPSGCGNPTG
- a CDS encoding Sigma 54 interacting domain protein (PFAM: ABC transporter related; ABC transporter domain protein; SbmABacA family protein~SMART: AAA ATPase~KEGG: rec:RHECIAT_CH0000570 probable ABC transporter, ATP-binding protein), whose amino-acid sequence is MADAKLKPKSVDGTEPHGAGNSPQETASTVEVMPPPDAIEPDPELTPEEAEQARKRYLLKRFWISARRYWGRGGDKFAWPFSIGLLALIGMNVGFQYGINLWNRGIFDAIERHDAGTVYFLTAVFVPLVLGTVAIVTIQVAVRMMIQRRWRSWLTTSVIARWLANGRYYQLNLIGGDHKNPEARISEDLRIATEAPVDFIAGVISAFLAASTFIVVLWTIGGALTLPIAGFPVTIPGFLVVTAVLYAAITSTSMAVIGRYFVHVSEAKNQAEAEFRYTLTHVRENGESIALLGGEEEERNDLDKTFANVLRQWALLARQHMRTTLVSHGSMLIAPVVPVLLCAPKFLEGSMSLGQVMQAASAFAIVQGAFGWLVDNYPRLADWNACARRIASLMMSLDGLERAEQSDSLGRIKHGETEGEAMLSLNDLSVSLDDGTAVVTETRVEIEPGERVLVSGESGSGKSTLVRAIAGLWPWGGGSVNFHADRRLFMLPQRPYIPSGTLRRAVAYPGAADSWPLDEIKAALDKVGLDYLNDKIEEDAPWDQTLSGGEKQRLAFARLLLHQPDIIVLDEATAALDEKSQDKMMQMVIDELPEVTILSVAHRAELEVFHSRKITLERREGGAKLVSDIDLIKRKRKRNLLSRVLEKRRSPPKGSTTANEGGTVPE
- a CDS encoding transcriptional regulator, MarR family (PFAM: regulatory protein MarR~SMART: regulatory protein MarR~KEGG: cak:Caul_1741 MarR family transcriptional regulator), whose translation is MDDDVLSTPGHLVSLAARGFARLSESRLKPLGFGVGQLPVLVALQDGKASTQRDLARFARIEQPPMAQMLARMERDGLIKRTRDPADRRSSRIVLTKTAQERMPKAIAALFQGNREALAGFTDAEAGQLADLLTRLIDNLDQIASAEPSSGV
- a CDS encoding conserved hypothetical protein (KEGG: cak:Caul_1742 hypothetical protein), whose product is MSQNDVEMIKRIYASFNARDIDAVLAVLSDDVAWANGMDGGHVHGREAVRDYWTRQWAVISPHVEPVAFEETPDGAIAVEVIQSVFDLDGRPLEGRAHGLKDKTVTHIFRMQGDKIVRFDIRDAL
- a CDS encoding Methyltransferase type 11 (PFAM: Methyltransferase type 11; UbiE/COQ5 methyltransferase; Methyltransferase type 12~KEGG: reh:H16_A2216 SAM-dependent methyltransferase), which codes for MSANLDDIRNHQRETWDKFSAGWKKWDSLVLSWLAPFGDAMLRRANLSNGFNVLDIAAGTGEPGLTAAAAIPEGHVVVTDLSENMLTAAAENAARRGLKNFETRLCDAGTLPFADASFDAVLCRFGFMFFPDIAAAAKEMARVAEPGARVSAAVWSAPAKNPWATTIMGTIARHVDISAPPPGSPGLFRCAGEGMMVETFKEAGLLDVAEEEVSAMMVHDTPARYWDFMTEVAAPVVAGLSRADAATREKIRGEVLELALQSVSDGKVYLRSTATVITGTR
- a CDS encoding conserved hypothetical protein (KEGG: rec:RHECIAT_PC0000028 hypothetical protein), which gives rise to MSVFVLLLGFPGVGKLTIAKELGSLISAKVVDNHWFNNPILRLLDEEGTAPLPKGIWEYTGRVRQAVLDAITAYSGPSANFIFTHAGVEGDERSTRTYEQFVEAARQRAAVFVPVRLLCAEEELARRVSAPARRDHLKTTDVETSRSRSQQAVVLNIPHQHALTLDVTLTSPLESAAALRDHVVTCLPNGR
- a CDS encoding major facilitator superfamily MFS_1 (PFAM: major facilitator superfamily MFS_1~KEGG: ret:RHE_CH00498 putative multidrug transport protein); this translates as MSNAAQRSNRVLIVATIMLATFMVAIEATIVATAMPRIVGELGGFSYYSWVFSAFLLAQSTTTVIYGKLSDIFGRKPVLIGGILIFLVGSLLCGLAWSMMSLVLFRLLQGLGAGAIQPVTTTIIGDLFKLEERGRVQGFMATVWATSAVVGPLAGGIIVDNISWAWIFWINLPIGVISIIAFMVFLKEDVAHKQAKIDYLGSVLFSISIVALLVMLTETDASAWILISLFAVFVIAGILFLAQEKRAPEPIISIPLWSRRLIATSNAATLLAGMALIGLSTILPLYVQGVLGRSPLVAGFTLTMLVVGWPLAVMLSGRFYRAFGIQRTLRVGSLMFPFGACFLLFLTQESSPIVAGAGSFFMGFGMGLISLTSIVLVQDSVEWSMRGSATASIIFSRSLGNTLGATVLGAILNAGINHYASGEAAAGLHEALNQPTGLSALAADPAIRSIFNAALHWSFWGVVVVAVLTFFTTWLIPVGPSQKREGTAVASEAASH